From the genome of Anopheles moucheti chromosome 3, idAnoMoucSN_F20_07, whole genome shotgun sequence, one region includes:
- the LOC128302498 gene encoding probable aminoacyl tRNA synthase complex-interacting multifunctional protein 2 isoform X1, protein MYSLKPVMNPNVVCEVPSCMYTLKPVRTFSFDPKAFTDNKTGSAGVTVDPMSIEIDNLLQKAENDELRMLAERQQRVLQQLAELKNEILSLRTELKLNAKAPVQPSTPLKSKAELKAEPINLTYLQDFVVNASPEYVPYSLLALKNLWKNRLNLHVECFTHSTVPKLSDEALTFQNAIKNSESVASNLPQIKVTLIWKNVGAYTEMITSPTSYVPICGEVNILRYLSRCGPREFNYEQQDNVDEVDSILDACYLLLNKQNIKQRQQILRTLGSKLGKAAGFGGGELSLCDIAFTSAVKQVQRTIAKDINPNMAKCMGRVATVVGL, encoded by the exons ATGTATTCCCTAAAACCGGTGATGAACCCGAACGTCGTATGTGAGGTTCCTTCCTGCATGTACACCCTGAAGCCGGTCCGTACGTTTTCATTCGATCCGAAAGCGTTCACCGATAACAAGACTGGAAGTGCCGGAGTTACCGTCGATCCGATGTCGATCGAAATTGATAATTTACTGCAAAAG GCAGAGAACGACGAGCTAAGAATGTTGGCAGAAAGACAGCAACGTGTCTTGCAGCAGCTGGCGGAACTGAAGAATGAGATCCTATCATTGCGCACCGAACTGAAACTGAACGCTAAAGCACCTGTACAACCGTCCACTCCACTGAAGTCTAAAGCTGAACTGAAGGCTGAGCCCATTAAT CTCACCTATCTGCAGGATTTCGTGGTTAATGCTAGTCCCGAATACGTTCCCTACAGCTTGCTGGCGCTCAAGAATTTGTGGAAAAATAGGCTTAATTTGCATGTGGAATGCTTCACCCATTCTACTGTACCAAAGTTGAGTGACGAAGCGCTAACTTTCCAAAATGCTATTAAAAACAGCGAATCGGTGGCATCCAACCTTCCGCAGATCAAAGTGACGTTAATTTGGAAGAATG TTGGAGCGTACACGGAAATGATTACATCACCCACGTCTTACGTACCGATTTGTGGTGAGGTGAACATTCTTCGCTACCTGTCACGCTGTGGTCCGCGCGAGTTCAACTACGAACAGCAGGACAACGTGGATGAAGTTGACTCCATCCTGGATGCGTGTTATCTGCTgctcaataaacaaaatattaagcAGCGTCAACAGATCCTACGAACGCTTGGTTCCAAGCTGGGCAAAGCTGCCGGTTTTGGTGGTGGAGAGCTGTCCCTGTGCGACATTGCGTTTACTAGCGCGGTAAAACAGGTGCAGCGTACGATTGCGAAGGATATCAACCCGAACATGGCAAAGTGTATGGGACGTGTCGCGACTGTGGTGGGTCTGTAA
- the LOC128303057 gene encoding LOW QUALITY PROTEIN: protein singed wings 2 (The sequence of the model RefSeq protein was modified relative to this genomic sequence to represent the inferred CDS: inserted 2 bases in 1 codon), translated as MATVALRHTSSDSLSSAARFACSSLLDTRITNNSSRVFCISAVMVVLYTLAIGWPTYKPFDPAPFDSHLTFIDKQNCLLSQFKLSRSFPFSPLTXYSILLTPFATAQLPLSLQNLVVENVAIGECASRPSASAQQQTVSPPGNPSNSNSIRPACFFTPPNRTVCFRGIEMKRFQTGGKFNLTRWLILCDWPLKTFDPLILSRLVPRIERLAVTGHVLQRLVHDFPALPYLRMVNITGTRLNHTGVNAFYELERLQVLNLRGNELEQIQPYRFRSGHVEVYLQGNLWNCTNDMIWLLKEQSRQYVDKPTLVCKDWKYTGRPVLTAMEYKRVVRESCLHEEIWNCSCHVSYLRLSDNGLSFHPMIMVNCSDRGFYQLPQYLPGNTTVLHIARNKLQTVDSLTTNEHYQNVQDIYLDENRITTIDILEDTIWLDNFRILSLRGNRLNRIRVYSVEHAIERNPAVGKLYLSNNPWRCGCRFAIRFQRFLRKHESLVADSRNITCYFINDDDGRKQYLPVLTVTPNDICRPSEHNTAAFYNTLSIIFASLIVLIFTKLAYDYYHYRKYGKLPWLIMKMP; from the exons ATACACTCTCG CGATTGGTTGGCCGACATATAAACCATTCGATCCCGCGCCATTCGATTCCCACTTAACATTCATTGATAAACAAAACTGCCTACTGTCTCAATTTAAACTCTCTCgctcatttccattttcccctcTAAC TTACAGCATTCTTCTAACGCCCTTTGCTACCGCCCAGCTCCCACTCAGTCTTCAGAATCTCGTCGTCGAAAATGTTGCCATCGGCGAGTGCGCTTCCCGACCGTCAGCTTCGGCCCAACAGCAAACCGTATCCCCTCCGGGCAACCCGTCCAACTCCAACAGCATCCGTCCGGCGTGCTTCTTCACACCACCGAACCGTACGGTGTGCTTCCGTGGAATTGAAATGAAACGGTTCCAGACCGGAGGCAAATTTAATCTCACGCGTTGGCTGATACTGTGCGATTGGCCACTAAAAACGTTCGATCCGCTCATACTGAGTAGATTAGTGCCGCGTATTGAAAGGTTAGCCGTAACGGGACACGTATTACAACGACTGGTACACGATTTTCCCGCTCTGCCGTATCTGCGGATGGTCAACATCACCGGCACTCGATTGAACCATACCGGTGTGAACGCATTCTACGAACTGGAAAGATTACAGGTGCTTAACCTGCGAGGGAACGAGCTAGAACAGATACAACCGTACCGCTTCCGGAGCGGTCACGTGGAGGTCTATTTGCAAG GTAATCTATGGAACTGCACCAACGACATGATATGGTTGCTGAAGGAACAATCACGCCAATACGTGGACAAACCGACACTCGTGTGCAAAGATTGGAAGTACACAGGACGGCCCGTCCTTACCGCCATGGAGTACAAGCGTGTCGTCCGGGAAAGTTGTCTGCATGAAGAAATTTGGAACTGCAGCTGCCACGTGTCATACCTGAGGTTGAGTGATAATGGACTATCCTTCCATCCCATGATAATGGTTAATTGTAGCGATCGGGGATTCTACCAGCTACCACAGTACCTGCCAGGGAACACAACCGTACTGCATATAGCGCGCAATAAGCTGCAAACAGTCGACAGTTTAACAACGAACGAACACTACCAAAACGTGCAGGACATCTATCTGGATGAAAACCGGATAACCACCATCGACATCCTGGAGGACACGATATGGTTGGATAATTTCCGTATCCTTAGTTTACGGGGTAACCGGCTGAATCGG ATACGCGTGTACAGTGTCGAGCACGCAATAGAGCGGAATCCAGCCGTGGGGAAGCTCTACCTTTCCAACAATCCGTGGCGGTGCGGGTGTCGCTTCGCGATACGTTTCCAGCGATTTCTGCGCAAGCACGAATCGTTGGTTGCGGATTCCCGCAACATTACCTGTTACTTTATCAACGACGATGATGGCCGAAAGCAGTACCTTCCGGTGCTGACGGTAACACCCAACGATATATGCCGACCATCAGAGCACAATACCGCCGCATTCTACAATACGCTCAGCATTATCTTCGCGTCGCTAATTGTACTTATATTCACGAAATTAGCGTACGACTATTATCACTATCGCAAGTATGGTAAACTGCCATGGTTAATTATGAAGATGCCCTGA
- the LOC128302099 gene encoding NADPH:adrenodoxin oxidoreductase, mitochondrial, with amino-acid sequence MFRKIFPTTNVVKVAQRCIYRNVSTTVRPRICIVGAGPAGFYTAQYILKHLDNSDIDIVEKLPVPFGLVRFGVAPDHPEVKNVINTFTKTAENPRVRFLGNLSLGKDFTLEELRERYHAVLLTYGAEQDNTLNIPNETLQNVLSAREFVAWYNGLPGFENLNPDLSGKSMTLLGQGNVAVDVARIVLSSIDDLKKTDITEYALEALSRSRIDTVHLVGRRGPLQAAFTIKELREMLKLSNCATKWRVDDFDHVEESIPNLPRPRKRITELMVKSLAEQQQNKTPPNSEGCFLPIFFRSPVNFIGTDKVEAVEYVANKLVEGRALPTDQRETIATDLVCRSIGYRAVSVDNHINFDDRKGCVYNAGGRVLKQNLTGSDQTIDDIEDKYEIGLYASGWLATGPTGVILTTMNNSFGVADTVCRDFNSNTIRLKGSRPGLDLSGRTYVSWNGWKAIDGEEVRLGLAKGKPREKLTCVKTMLQIASNASD; translated from the exons ATGTTTCGAAAAATATTTCCCACAACGAATGTGGTGAAAGTTGCTCAAAGATGTATCTATAGAAACGTTAGTACTACAGTACGGCCACGAATCTGCATCGTAGGGGCTGGCCCAGCTGGTTTCTACACTGCCCAGTACATCCTGAAACATCTGGACAACTCTGATATCGACATTGTAGAAAAACTGCCGGTTCCTTTTGGATTGGTGag GTTCGGTGTAGCACCAGATCATCCGGAGGTGAAAAATGTTATTAATACATTTACCAAAACAGCTGAAAACCCTCGTGTACGATTTCTTGGAAATTTGAGTTTGGGAAAGGATTTCACACTTGAAGAACTGCGGGAACGATATCACGCTGTGCTACTT ACGTATGGAGCAGAGCAAGACAATACGTTGAACATTCCAAACGAAACCCTCCAAAATGTACTCTCGGCACGAGAGTTCGTCGCTTGGTATAATGGGTTGCCCGGGTTCGAGAATTTAAATCCTGACCTTAGCGGTAAATCGATGACCTTATTAGGGCAGGGAAATGTAGCTGTTGACGTAGCACGTATCGTCCTGTCCAGTATAGACGATCTGAAA AAAACTGATATTACTGAGTATGCTTTGGAAGCCCTTTCGCGAAGTCGTATCGATACTGTTCATCTCGTTGGACGAAGAGGTCCGTTACAGGCAGCATTCACAATTAAGGAACTGCGAGAAATGCTGAAACTCTCCAATTGCGCCACGAAATGGCGGGTTGACGATTTCGATC ATGTAGAAGAATCCATACCAAATCTACCTCGTCCTAGGAAGCGTATCACGGAACTGATGGTGAAAAGTTTAGCAGAACAGCAACAGAATAAAACTCCCCCTAACTCGGAAGGATGCTTTCTACCAATATTCTTCCGTTCGCCGGTTAATTTCATTGGTACCGACAAGGTGGAAGCTGTAGAGTATGTCGCCAATAAGCTGGTGGAAGGTAGAGCCCTTCCAACTGATCAGCGGGAAACGATAGCGACGGATCTTGTATGTCGTAGCATCGGCTACCGTGCCGTGAGCGTGGACAATCATATCAATTTTGACGATCGCAAAGGTTGTGTTTACAATGCTGGAG GAcgtgttttaaaacaaaatctcaCCGGAAGTGACCAAACAATTGACGACATTGAAGATAAATACGAAATTGGCCTGTACGCATCTGGGTGGCTTGCAACCGGACCAACGGGCGTAATTCTTACGACGATGAATAATTCCTTCGGCGTGGCCGATACGGTGTGTCGTGAtttcaacagcaacaccatACGTCTAAAGGGATCCCGACCCGGACTCGACCTTTCCGGTCGTACATATGTTAGTTGGAACGGATGGAAAGCCATTGATGGTGAAGAAGTTAGACTTGGCttagcaaaaggaaaaccacgAGAAAAGCTTACCTGCGTTAAAACTATGCTGCAGATTGCATCAAATGCAAGCGATTAG
- the LOC128302100 gene encoding UPF0605 protein CG18335-like has protein sequence MSLPNIGRVSTPQPHFMPGYTGYCPQYMYRIGNTYSSLTHRLLIDPTVAHSEKLILSDRTNDEYSLERQPVATQLDEEDRRREDDDQRDTIYHHTPMPGYEGYIPRTKDKFGKRYAVTTTEGLSEFERDCQRTRAQLKRLRHRVAQPISTISKGSLGERMLRLNDYEIPLRLVRPDALSVVKEVPMENLPPLPGLPYFSRDTPPMALPNEHPEKWIKLGYTGHKPFLWPRFGEANVPLTSKALCDFTNSYNHRRSTDWEPITLAGAGTSQPSARVNEIYHKTIGLLPNYQGHVPGAMFRFGKTFGNDSKDAKKYLKRC, from the exons ATGTCACTACCTAATATAGGACGTGTTTCAACACCTCAGCCACATTTTATGCCTGG CTATACAGGCTACTGTCCGCAGTACATGTATCGGATCGGTAATACATACTCATCGCTCACGCATCGATTGCTGATCGATCCGACGGTGGCCCACTCGGAAAAGCTGATCCTATCCGATCGAACAAATGATGAGTATTCG CTCGAACGACAACCCGTTGCCACACAGCTGGACGAGGAAGATCGCCGCCGAGAGGATGATGATCAGCGGGACACGATCTACCATCACACGCCGATGCCCGGTTACGAGGGTTACATACCGAGGACGAAGGATAAATTTGGCAAACGATATGCCGTCACCACAACGGAAGGTTTGTCCGAGTTTGAGCGAGACTGTCAGCGAACGCGTGCCCAGCTGAAACGATTGCGCCATCGTGTTGCACAACCAATCTCAACCATCTCCAAAGGAAGTCTAGGCGAACGGATG ctTCGACTGAACGATTATGAGATTCCGCTTCGATTGGTGCGTCCCGATGCGCTTAGCGTGGTAAAGGAGGTTCCGATGGAAAATTTACCACCACTGCCCGGTTTGCCTTACTTTTCCCGTGACACACCACCGATGGCACTGCCGAACGAACATCCGGAAAAGTGGATCAAACTAG GATACACTGGACACAAACCGTTCCTTTGGCCAAGATTTGGTGAAGCGAACGTACCGCtcacgtcgaaggcgctctGTGATTTTACCAACAGCTACAATCACCGACGGAGCACCGACTGGGAGCCGATAACATTGGCCGGTGCCGGAACGTCGCAACCATCGGCGAGGGTAAACGAAATCTATCACAAAACGATTGGCCTTCTGCCGAACTATCAAGGGCACGTTCCTGGAGCTATGTTTAG GTTTGGGAAAACCTTCGGTAACGATAGCAAGGATGCGAAGAAGTACCTAAAGCGATGCTGA
- the LOC128302498 gene encoding probable aminoacyl tRNA synthase complex-interacting multifunctional protein 2 isoform X2, whose translation MAENDELRMLAERQQRVLQQLAELKNEILSLRTELKLNAKAPVQPSTPLKSKAELKAEPINLTYLQDFVVNASPEYVPYSLLALKNLWKNRLNLHVECFTHSTVPKLSDEALTFQNAIKNSESVASNLPQIKVTLIWKNVGAYTEMITSPTSYVPICGEVNILRYLSRCGPREFNYEQQDNVDEVDSILDACYLLLNKQNIKQRQQILRTLGSKLGKAAGFGGGELSLCDIAFTSAVKQVQRTIAKDINPNMAKCMGRVATVVGL comes from the exons ATG GCAGAGAACGACGAGCTAAGAATGTTGGCAGAAAGACAGCAACGTGTCTTGCAGCAGCTGGCGGAACTGAAGAATGAGATCCTATCATTGCGCACCGAACTGAAACTGAACGCTAAAGCACCTGTACAACCGTCCACTCCACTGAAGTCTAAAGCTGAACTGAAGGCTGAGCCCATTAAT CTCACCTATCTGCAGGATTTCGTGGTTAATGCTAGTCCCGAATACGTTCCCTACAGCTTGCTGGCGCTCAAGAATTTGTGGAAAAATAGGCTTAATTTGCATGTGGAATGCTTCACCCATTCTACTGTACCAAAGTTGAGTGACGAAGCGCTAACTTTCCAAAATGCTATTAAAAACAGCGAATCGGTGGCATCCAACCTTCCGCAGATCAAAGTGACGTTAATTTGGAAGAATG TTGGAGCGTACACGGAAATGATTACATCACCCACGTCTTACGTACCGATTTGTGGTGAGGTGAACATTCTTCGCTACCTGTCACGCTGTGGTCCGCGCGAGTTCAACTACGAACAGCAGGACAACGTGGATGAAGTTGACTCCATCCTGGATGCGTGTTATCTGCTgctcaataaacaaaatattaagcAGCGTCAACAGATCCTACGAACGCTTGGTTCCAAGCTGGGCAAAGCTGCCGGTTTTGGTGGTGGAGAGCTGTCCCTGTGCGACATTGCGTTTACTAGCGCGGTAAAACAGGTGCAGCGTACGATTGCGAAGGATATCAACCCGAACATGGCAAAGTGTATGGGACGTGTCGCGACTGTGGTGGGTCTGTAA
- the LOC128305036 gene encoding uncharacterized protein LOC128305036 yields MLYKITITIFVCAATVLNVVHSAPNQLSRDTLPHRHEDQLLAANLPASSLNHSNDPERTVHNGDASHDNQQNGSSRMKRALIFRPLFVYRQQEIKKQKLKEMRQQQQQSVASAACAACQHHQQSARQPVRYYAQQYPYQRW; encoded by the exons ATGTTGTATAAAATTACT ATCACTATCTTCGTTTGTGCAGCTACCGTACTAAATGTAGTTCATAGTGCCCCGAATCAACTAAGCAGAGACACGTTACCACATCGACATGAAGATCAGTTATTAGCTGCGAATCTTCCTGCCAGCTCATTAAACCATTCGAACGATCCCGAACGAACGGTCCACAATGGAGACGCATCACACGATAATCAGCAGAATGGATCATCGCGTATGAAACGAGCGCTCATCTTTCGGCCACTGTTCGTTTACCGACAGCAGGAGattaaaaagcaaaagttgAAAGAAATgcgacaacagcagcaacaaagtGTAGCGTCAGCTGCGTGTGCTGCTTGCCAACATCATCAGCAGTCCGCCCGCCAGCCGGTCCGATATTATGCACAGCAATATCCGTACCAGCGGTGGTAG